The proteins below come from a single Thermococcus sp. genomic window:
- a CDS encoding zinc finger domain-containing protein, whose protein sequence is MKLEVPVCTSCGKEITPREHATHFVCPNCGEEIIWRCESCRVLSVPYKCPKCGWEGP, encoded by the coding sequence ATGAAGTTAGAGGTACCCGTATGCACATCATGTGGAAAGGAGATAACCCCAAGAGAGCACGCCACTCACTTCGTCTGCCCCAACTGCGGCGAGGAGATAATCTGGCGCTGCGAATCCTGCAGAGTTCTCAGCGTGCCCTACAAGTGCCCCAAGTGCGGCTGGGAAGGACCATGA
- a CDS encoding elongation factor 1-beta has translation MSDFNLVGVIKVMPTDPGVNLDELEGKLKETLPEKFGLAKVEREPIAFGLVALKFYVLGRDEEGYSYDEVADLFRGVENVESAEVETVSRI, from the coding sequence ATGAGCGACTTCAACCTCGTTGGCGTCATTAAAGTCATGCCCACCGACCCCGGAGTCAACCTCGACGAACTCGAAGGAAAGCTGAAAGAAACCCTCCCTGAGAAATTCGGCCTCGCCAAAGTTGAGCGCGAGCCGATAGCCTTCGGCCTCGTAGCCCTCAAGTTCTACGTCCTCGGGAGGGATGAGGAAGGCTACTCCTACGACGAGGTTGCCGATCTCTTTAGAGGGGTCGAGAACGTCGAGAGCGCGGAAGTTGAGACCGTTTCCAGGATTTGA